A DNA window from Drosophila pseudoobscura strain MV-25-SWS-2005 chromosome 2, UCI_Dpse_MV25, whole genome shotgun sequence contains the following coding sequences:
- the LOC4801590 gene encoding pre-mRNA-splicing factor ISY1 homolog, whose product MARNAEKAMTTLARWRAAKEVESGEKERRPYLASECGDLPRCEKFRLEIIREISKKVAQIQNAGLGEFRIRDLNDEINKLLREKRHWENQISALGGPHYRRYGPKMFDAEGREVPGNRGYKYFGAAKDLPGVRELFEQDPPPPPRKSRAELMKDVDAEYYGYRDDEDGVLIPLEERIERVALQKAVQEWREKMARDGRIVDDDDEEEDEIYPLSGPAREAAEDAKARAAVDDPHGLLAPKFTAHVPVPTQQDVQEALLRKRKQELLEKYAGGAN is encoded by the exons ATG GCGAGAAATGCAGAGAAAGCAAT GACCACTTTGGCACGTTGGCGGGCCGCCAAAGAAGTGGAATCCGGCGAAAAGGAACGCCGCCCGTACCTGGCCTCGGAATGTGGCGACCTACCCAGATGCGAGAAGTTCCGCTTGGAGATAATACGTGAAATATCCAAGAAAGTGGCACAAATACAGAACG CCGGTCTTGGCGAATTCCGCATACGTGATCTGAACGATGAGATCAACAAGCTGCTGCGCGAGAAACGTCACTGGGAGAACCAGATCTCCGCGCTCGGCGGGCCACACTACCGACGCTATGGACCGAAGATGTTTGATGCGGAGGGTCGCGAGGTGCCAGGCAATCGTGGCTACAAATACTTTGGTGCCGCCAAAGATTTGCCCGGTGTGCGCGAACTCTTCGAGCAAGacccaccgccgccgccccgAAAATCCCGCGCCGAACTGATGAAGGACGTCGATGCCGAATACTATGGCTACCGCGATGACGAAGACGGAGTTCTCATTCCGCTAGAGGAGCGGATCGAACGCGTTGCCCTGCAGAAGGCAGTGCAGGAGTGGCGCGAGAAAATGGCTCGCGATGGACGCAtagtcgacgacgacgacgaggaggaggatgagatCTATCCACTTTCTGGACCTGCTCGCGAGGCTGCTGAGGACGCCAAGGCCAGGGCAGCAGTGGACGATCCACACGGACTCCTGGCGCCAAAATTCACCGCCCATGTGCCCGTGCCGACGCAGCAGGACGTGCAGGAAGCACTCCTTCGCAAGCGCAAGCAGGAACTGCTCGAGAAATATGCCGGAGGTGCCAATTAA
- the Arl8 gene encoding ADP-ribosylation factor-like protein 8 — MLALINRILDWFKSIFWKEEMELTLVGLQFSGKTTFVNVIASGQFAEDMIPTVGFNMRKITRGNVTIKVWDIGGQPRFRSMWERYCRGVNAIVYMVDAADLDKLEASRNELHSLLDKPQLAGIPVLVLGNKRDLPGALDETGLIERMNLSSIQDREICCYSISCKEKDNIDITLQWLIQHSKSQSR, encoded by the exons ATGTTGGCACTCATAAACAGAATCCTGGACTGGTTCAAGAGCATCTTCTGGAAAGAGGAGATGGAACTGACGCTAGTGGGGCTGCAGTTCTCGGGGAAGACAACGTTCGTCAATGTTATTGCA TCCGGCCAATTTGCTGAGGATATGATACCCACAGTAGGCTTCAACATGCGAAAAATTACACGAGGCAATGTAACCATCAAGGTCTGGGATATTGGCGGCCAGCCCCGTTTCCGTTCCATGTGGGAACGGTATTGTCGCGGCGTCAATGCGATTGT CTATATGGTGGATGCGGCTGATCTGGATAAGCTGGAGGCCTCGAGGAACGAGCTGCATTCGCTGTTGGACAAGCCGCAGCTGGCCGGCATTCCAGTGCTCGTGTTGGGCAACAAACGTGATCTTCCAGGAGCGCTCGACGAGACTGGCCTCATTGAGCGAAT GAATCTATCGAGCATACAGGACCGTGAAATCTGCTGTTACAGTATTTCGTGTAAGGAAAAGGACAACATTGACATAACGCTGCAGTGGTTAATTCAACATTCGAAAAGCCAAAGTCGTTAG
- the LOC4801591 gene encoding ATP-dependent RNA helicase dbp2, giving the protein MSELDWDEPDADQAPATNMYKRDRKDFNDKYDRSVRHEENSRGQRGHGDRNIDDYGQGRRDRERGDGGGGFAKSAEYALTEVINIGADMVGRIIGRAGSNVTRIQNDFNVRVHVDKAGLTVKILGHIQTNVNDAVEYIRNQISRDSGNRDRDRGHVRGGAVASNYGGGGGGGSNYGGGGGSSFGAGGGSSYGARGGSSYGGGGGSGYGRYRTEGTSYEDDSNNNNQGGDLTGTIDWAALNKASEEAAAARWAKLPELTKNFYKEAPEVANLSDAEVKRIHAENNNTTVALVFEPKEVEEIPPIPNPVWTFEQCFAEYPDLLGEIEKQGFPKPSPIQSQAWPILLKGHDMIGIAQTGTGKTLAFLLPGMIHTEYQSIPRGQRGGANVLVLAPTRELALQIEMEVKKYSFRDMRAVCVYGGGCRRMQISDVERGAEIIICTPGRLNDLVQAKVIDVSSITYLVLDEADRMLDMGFEPQIRKVLMDIRPDRQTIMTSATWPPGVRRLAQSYMNNPIQVCVGSLDLAATHSVKQVIELLEDESEKYGIIKSFIKNMTKTDKIIVFCGRKARADDLSSDLTLDGFMTQCIHGSRDQSDREQAIADIKSGVVRILIATDVASRGLDIEDISHVINYDFPRNIEEYVHRVGRTGRAGRTGTSISFITRSDWGMAQELINILEEADQVVPEQLHSMARRFKAMKERRAAEGGGGGGRSGGGGGGYGGGGGGFRSGGGGRGGGGGRFDRFDF; this is encoded by the exons ATGTCAGAGCTAGACTGGGATGAACCAGATGCTGATCAAGCTCCTGCAACGAATATGTATAAGCGTGATAGAAAAGATTTCAACGATAAGTACGACCGCAGCGTGAGACATGAAGAAAACTCGCGTGGTCAGCGCGGCCACGGAGATCGAAACATAGACGATTATGGTCAGGGACGCCGTGATCGGGAGCGCGGTGATGGTGGAGGAGGGTTCGCAAAAAGCGCGGAGTACGCCCTCACCGAAGTGATCAACATCGGCGCAGACATGGTTGGTAGAATTATTGGCCGCGCCGGATCTAATGTGACTCGCATCCAAAATGATTTCAATGTGCGGGTCCATGTGGATAAAGCCGGTTTAACTGTTAAGATCTTGGGCCATATCCAGACGAACGTCAACGATGCCGTAGAGTACATACGAAATCAAATATCAAGAGATTCTGGAAATCGCGATAGAGACAGAGGACATGTTCGCGGCGGTGCAGTTGCATCCAActatggaggaggaggaggaggtggatcAAActatggaggaggaggtggatcCAGCTTTGGGGCAGGGGGTGGATCAAGCTATGGAGCAAGAGGTGGGTCCAGttatggaggaggaggtggatcCGGTTATGGCCGGTATCGCACCGAAGGTACCAGCTATGAGGATGActctaataataataatcaaggTGGGGATTTAACTGGCACCATAGATTGGGCAGCCCTTAACAAAGCCTCT gaagaagctgcagcagcgcgCTGGGCCAAGCTTCCCGAATTAACAAAGAACTTTTACAAGGAGGCCCCTGAGGTGGCGAACTTAAGCGATGCGGAGGTGAAACGCATTCATGCGGAGAACAATAATACGACAGTTGCTCTTGTGTTTGAGCCGAAGGAGGTCGAAGAAATCCCACCCATACCAAATCCGGTATGGACATTCGAGCAATGCTTTGCCGAATATCCCGATCTGTTGGGCGAAATCGAGAAGCAGGGCTTCCCTAAGCCCTCGCCCATTCAGTCTCAGGCGTGGCCCATTCTGCTAAAGGGGCATGATATGATTGGCATTGCCCAGACTGGCACAGGCAAGACGCTGGCATTTCTGCTGCCCGGCATGATACACACCGAGTATCAAAGCATTCCTAGAGGCCAGCGTGGCGGGGCCAATGTCCTTGTGCTGGCGCCCACTCGCGAGCTAGCGCTCCAGATTGAAATGGAGGTAAAGAAATATTCTTTCCGCGACATGAGAGC GGTTTGTGTTTATGGAGGCGGATGTCGTCGGATGCAGATCTCGGATGTGGAGCGTGGAGCGGAGATAATCATCTGTACTCCCGGGCGTCTCAACGATTTGGTTCAGGCCAAGGTCATAGACGTAAGCAGTATCACCTATCTGGTTTTGGACGAAGCGGATCGTATGCTGGACATGGGCTTCGAGCCACAGATTCGCAAGGTCCTGATGGACATTCGGCCCGATCGCCAGACCATCATGACGTCGGCCACCTGGCCGCCTGGTGTGCGCCGTCTCGCCCAAAGCTACATGAACAATCCCATCCAGGTGTGCGTTGGTTCCCTCGATCTGGCAGCCACACACTCTGTGAAGCAGGTCATTGAGCTGCTGGAGGATGAGTCCGAGAAGTACGGCATCATCAAAAGCTTTATCAAGAATATGACAAAGACCGACAAAATAATCGTTTTCTGCGGCCGCAAGGCTCGCGCCGACGATCTATCCAGTGACTTGACCCTGGACGGATTCATGACCCAGTGTATACATGGCAGTCGCGATCAGAGCGACCGCGAACAGGCCATTGCCGACATTAAGTCAGGCGTGGTGCGTATTTTGATAGCCACAGATGTGGCCTCTCGTGGACTGGATATCGAGGACATCAG TCATGTGATCAACTATGATTTCCCTCGCAACATCGAGGAGTATGTTCACCGTGTGGGACGTACGGGACGTGCTGGACGTACCGGGACTTCTATTAGCTTTATCACACGGTCGGATTGGGGGATGGCCCAAGAGCTGATCAACATTTTGGAGGAGGCTGACCAGGTAGTGCCTGAGCAGCTTCACAGCATGGCCAGACGTTTCAAAGCCATGAAGGAGCGTCGCGCTGCTGAAGGTGGTGGCGGAGGAGGACgcagcggcggcggaggcggaggctatggtggtggtggtggaggttTTCGCAGCGGCGGTGGAGGccgcggtggcggtggtggtcgCTTCGATCGCTTTGACTTTTGA